In Leptodesmis sichuanensis A121, the following are encoded in one genomic region:
- the clpS gene encoding ATP-dependent Clp protease adapter ClpS, which yields MSVETLQKSSTVRKLAPRYRVLLHNDDYNPMEYVVQVLMTTVPSLTQPQAVDIMMEAHTNGIALVITCAQEHAEFYSETLKNHGLTSTIEPDE from the coding sequence GTGTCCGTCGAAACACTGCAGAAAAGCTCAACGGTTCGTAAGCTTGCTCCACGCTATCGGGTGTTGCTTCACAATGATGACTACAACCCTATGGAGTACGTGGTGCAGGTTTTGATGACAACTGTCCCCAGTCTGACTCAGCCTCAAGCGGTTGATATCATGATGGAAGCTCATACCAATGGGATTGCACTGGTAATTACCTGCGCCCAGGAGCACGCAGAGTTTTACAGTGAAACGCTGAAGAATCATGGCTTAACCAGCACGATTGAGCCGGATGAGTAA
- a CDS encoding CPBP family intramembrane glutamic endopeptidase has translation MKPDFANVRHYPAPLRLVIFALILVALWLPIALPAYLLIRDRNLVSILTLLVLYAEFLWLVQQWGRVVHQDSRILNHYGLEWSRRNGMELLAGFAIAVFSVLLLMGLQTILGWVTWKAAAPNLARIILEGLLVSLALGFAEELLFRGWILDELQRDYIPTVALWGNAIIFAALHLRLLTLPALVLLGVALVWAKRSRGEWQLGRRRDRLGLPIGLHAGLVWSNYILEVGQLITYTGRVPTWVTGIDRNPLQGLVGIVLLGFLAIGMWRFARSQRPPLRRL, from the coding sequence TTGAAGCCTGATTTTGCTAACGTCCGTCACTACCCTGCACCGCTCAGGCTAGTTATCTTTGCGCTCATTCTTGTAGCTCTCTGGCTCCCGATCGCGCTTCCCGCCTACTTACTGATTCGGGATCGGAATTTGGTCAGCATTCTGACGCTGTTAGTGCTGTATGCTGAGTTTCTCTGGCTGGTACAGCAGTGGGGACGGGTTGTTCATCAGGATTCCCGAATTCTGAACCACTACGGTCTGGAGTGGAGCCGCCGGAATGGTATGGAGTTGCTGGCAGGTTTTGCGATCGCAGTATTCAGTGTGCTGCTGCTAATGGGGCTGCAAACCATACTGGGTTGGGTTACCTGGAAAGCTGCTGCTCCCAATCTGGCCAGAATTATCCTGGAAGGGTTGCTGGTTTCCCTAGCGCTAGGATTTGCAGAAGAATTGCTGTTCCGGGGTTGGATTCTGGATGAACTGCAGCGAGACTATATTCCGACCGTGGCGCTGTGGGGGAATGCGATCATCTTTGCGGCGTTGCATCTCCGCTTGCTCACCTTGCCTGCTTTGGTTTTGCTGGGGGTGGCTCTGGTGTGGGCCAAGCGATCGCGGGGGGAATGGCAACTGGGTCGGCGACGCGATCGTTTGGGTTTACCAATCGGCCTCCATGCGGGTTTAGTCTGGAGTAACTACATCCTGGAAGTGGGGCAACTGATTACCTACACAGGACGGGTTCCTACCTGGGTCACGGGGATCGATCGCAACCCCTTACAGGGTCTGGTCGGAATTGTGCTGCTGGGATTTCTAGCGATCGGGATGTGGCGTTTTGCCCGCAGTCAGCGT